DNA from Kitasatospora acidiphila:
GCACTTGCCGGTGAGGATCGGGGTACCGGCGTCCTGGAAGGTGGTGGTGGCGATCGACTTCACGCCGCCGATGCCCCGTTGACCCAGGCCGGGTTCTGCATCCAGTTCGCCACGGTCTGCATGGACTGCTGGATCTGCGGGTCGCTGAACTTGATCTTGTGGCTGACCCACTGGTCGTAGACGTCACCGCCCTGGCCGCCGAGCACCACCTCCTCCAGCCAGTCGGTGGCCGGCCAGCCGGTCGCTGTGCCCGAACTGATGCCGCCGCACCACGGCTTGCTGCCGTTGGTGCCGGCCTTGGCCATCTTGTCGCTGAGCGCCATCAGATCGACCCAGGTCTTCGGAACGTCGTAGCCGGCCTGCTTGAAGGCCTTGGGCGAGTACCAGACCAGGGACTTCATGTTGGCACTCATCGGGGCCGCGTAGAACGTCCCGTTGACGGAGCCGTAGGTCTTCCAGATCGGGCTCCACTGGTTCTCATTGGCCTCGGTACGGGCCGACGGCTTGACCACTTTGCCGGTCTTGACCATCTGGGCCAGCAGGCCGGGCTGCGGGATGACCGCCAGGTCGGGCGCGTTGCCACCGTCGACCCGCACCGGCAGCTGGGACTCGAAGTCGTTGGAGCCCTCGTAGGAGATCTGGATCCCGGTGCACTTGCTGAAGTCCGCCCAGGACTTCTCCAGCGAGTCCGACTCCGGACTCGTGATCGACGCGAACATCGTCACCTTGGTGCCCGAATGCCCCGCGTAGGGCTGGAACTTGGCACAGTCCCCGGCGAGCGTGGTGGGACCGCCGCCGCCTCCGCCGCCCGAGCTGTTGGAGCAGGCCGACACCAGGGCCAGGCCGAGTACCGCGGGGGCGATGATCAGATTCCTACGAAGCCGGACACTCAAGATGCTGTTCACTGCGTTCTCCTGCGGCCTGGAACGGACGACGAGCGGACGAACGGGACGAACGAAGAGCACGAGCCGACGAACGGCACGCACGAGGAGCACGTGCGAGCGCGGCACTGAACGAGTCGACGGTGACGGGTAGTTGGCGCTGGTCCTCGGCAACTGATCCGACGACGGTAACGTACTGATCATCCGGCGCCAAGGGATCGCACCAAGGGATCGCACCATGGTTGCTTGCCCGCCCCGGCCGGAGCCCAAAACGATGTCGGCACGGCACAAGTCAACAAGAGAACGACAGAACGACGCCGGCGCGCGGAGTCGACGAATGATCGACTTCGCGCGCCGGGCATCCTGTCCCATCAGCGGACTGACCAAACATCAGGCCTGCCGGAGCCACCAGCGAAGCAGAACGGTCCGAACCCGTCGGCGAAGCAAGACGGTCAGAACAGCCGACGGCCAGAACAGCCGGCCGTCAGAACAGCCGGACCGGCAGCTCCCGCAGGCTGTTCACCACCATCGAGGCGGCCGGCCGCAGTTCGCCGTCCGGCACCGCCAGCGCCAGCGCGGGGAACCGTTCGAAGAGCGCGGGCAGCGCCACTTGCGCCTCCAGGCGGGCCAGCGGCGAGCCGGGGCAGACATGCGGACCGTGACCGAACGACAGGTGCCGGTTCGGGCTGCGGGTGATGTCGAACAGCTCGGCGGTCACCCCGTGCTGCAGCGGATCCCGGCCGATCGCGTTGTAGGAG
Protein-coding regions in this window:
- a CDS encoding ABC transporter substrate-binding protein encodes the protein MNSILSVRLRRNLIIAPAVLGLALVSACSNSSGGGGGGGPTTLAGDCAKFQPYAGHSGTKVTMFASITSPESDSLEKSWADFSKCTGIQISYEGSNDFESQLPVRVDGGNAPDLAVIPQPGLLAQMVKTGKVVKPSARTEANENQWSPIWKTYGSVNGTFYAAPMSANMKSLVWYSPKAFKQAGYDVPKTWVDLMALSDKMAKAGTNGSKPWCGGISSGTATGWPATDWLEEVVLGGQGGDVYDQWVSHKIKFSDPQIQQSMQTVANWMQNPAWVNGASAA